One Littorina saxatilis isolate snail1 linkage group LG11, US_GU_Lsax_2.0, whole genome shotgun sequence genomic window, ccgtttcctagaaatccaatatggcggctgtttccatagcaacggccaTCTGTGTCCATTAATATTTACAAATTTGTCATTCATTGTTATAAGTCACTTTAATAACTACcaagaaaactaggttattccatgtattcttcaagtttaattttagtgccACACATCGCCTAAACCCTGTATCGTAATACAAACTTTTGGCCAAATTAGCTGTAGAAGTAGCAGACTACAAAACCGCTCAGACGACAGAACAAGCTTGTGGTTCGCCTGGAACGGTAAGTGTGAAATTCGATTTTATCGTAACCTTGAGACAAGTAGAAACTGGAATTTGGTTCTTCAGTCTActattaatttaaaaaaaaaaaaaaaaaaaaaaaagtatcgtgtgttattggaacgttgaattatggccaaaaaaaaaaaattgtctgtttctggtcacccgaccgaccctaaatttcggcgccgaccctaaactttttttttcctaaCTCCAAAATTTTGGGTTTTTTggtggtggtaaaggacagggtgagaaaatgaacaacaaaaacgtgtgaaaacgaaagtccgctgacgatttgtaaatgtgttgagtgtcttgtctctatgtatagtgaatccagtctctttgcgcgatttttaaagttagttttattggtctacatttgggggtaaaaaaaaaaaaaaaaaaaaaaaaaaaaaaaaaaaaatcccgacctaccgaccctattttttttagccatgttaccagaaacagacaattttttttttttggcctattgacaaaacaaaacgttacatttacagtacgtcgactcTGAGTGGTCttccaagcacacacacaccaacactgataCAAATAATAATTGGCCgagtggtctgggtggccgagtggtaacgactgggtggccgagtggtaacgactgggtggccgagtggtaacgactgggtggccgagtggtaacgattgggtggccgagtggtaacgactgggtggccgagtggattgggtggccgagtggtaacgactgggtggccgagtggtaacgactgggtggccgagtggtaacgattgggtggccgagtggtaacgactgggtggccgagtggtaacgactgggtggccgagtggtaacgactgggagGCCGAGTggtaaggactgggtggccgagtggtaacgactggcccgggtggccgagtggtaacgactgggtggccgagtggtaacgactgggaggccgagtggtaacgactgggtggccgagtggtaacgactgggtggccgagtggtaacgactgggtggccgagtggtaacgactgggaggccgagtggtaacgactgggtggccgagtggtaacgactgggtggccgagtggtaacgactgggtggccgagtggtaacgactgggtggccgagtggtaacgactgggtggccgagtggtaacgactgggtggccgagtggtctgggtggccgagtggtaacgactgggtggccgagtggtaacgactgggtggccgagtggtaacgactgggtggccgagtggtaacgattgggtggccgagtggtaacgactgggtggccgagtggattgggtggccgagtggtaacgactgggtggccgagtggtaacgactgggtggccgagtggtaacgattgggtggccgagtggtaacgactgggtggccgagtggtaacgactgggtggccgagtggtaacgactgggagGCCGAGTggtaaggactgggtggccgagtggtaacgactggcccgggtggccgagtggtaacgactgggtggccgagtggtaacgactgggaggccgagtggtaacgactgggtggccgagtggtaacgactgggtggccgagtggtaacgactgggtggccgagtggtaacgactgggaggccgagtggtaacgactgggtggccgagtggtaacgactgggtggccgagtggtaacgactgggtggccgagtggtaacgactgggtggccgagtggtaacgactgggtggccgagtggtaacgactggggggccgagtggtaacgactgggtggccgagtggtaacgactgggtggccgagtggtaacgactgggtggccgagtggtaacgactgggtggccgagtggtaacgactgggtggccgagtggtaacgactgggaggccgagtggtaacgactgggtggccgagtggtaacgactgggtggccgagtggtaacgactgggtggccgagtggtaacgactgggtggccgagtggtaacgactgggtagccgagtggtaacgactgggtggccgagtggtaacgactgggtggccgagtggtaacgactggcccgggtggccgagtggtaacgactgggtggccgagtggtaacgactgggtggccgagtggtaacgactgggtggccgagtggtaacgcacttgcgcccGGAAGCGAGAgattgcgagttcgaccctgggtcagggcgttagcaattttctcccccctttcctaacctaggtggtgggttcaagtgctagtctttcggatgagacgaaaaaccgaggtcccttcgtgtacactacattgggggtgtgcacgttaaagatcccacgattgacagaatggtctttcctggcaaaattgtataggcatagataaaaatgtccatcaaaatgcccgtgtgacttggaataataggccgtgaaaagtaggatatgcgccgaaatggctgcgatctgctggccgatgtgaatgcgtgatgtattgtgtaaaaaaaattccatctcacacggcataaataaatccctgcgccttgaatatgtgcgcgatataaattgcattaaaaaaaaatccctgcgcttagaactgtacccacggaatacgcgcgatataagcctcataatGTATCTCAAAATCCTTGATGAATCTTGCATGCAAAATGTTGGCGAGGTaatgttccaataacctacatttcttcttctgttttattctgaattttgaaacgttaGCCGTGTATATAAAATTGACTTAAATAAAATGAATCGTGCTATCCAAAGCTGCCGCTAGAAATCAAACAGAACTTGTTTGAAACGGCACATTCATTCCCATGTAAATAGCTCGGCTCAACGGTAGatattggggcggggatatagctcagttggtagtgcgctggatttgtattcagttggccgctgtcagcgtgagttcgatcccaggttcggcggaaatttagttcacagagtcaactttgtgtgcagactctcttcggtgtccgaacctccccccgtgtacactacattgggtgtgcacgttaaagatcccacgattgacaaaagggtctttcctggcaaaattgcttaggcacagttaataattgtctacctatacccgtgtgacttggaataataggccgtgaaaggtaaatatgcgccgacatggctgcaatctactggccgtataaaatttcatctcacacggcatcactgcagagcgcctagaactgtacccacggaatatgcgcgatataagactcattgattgattgattgattgatattgcaTCAGCTGTCTCGTGAAACCTTAGTGCAGATAATTGTATACTCGCGTGTTGTCGTTGATAAGATAGCAGTGTCACAAAAGGCCGTTCTCCTTACCTCAAATTTCCGATATCAGGAAAGACTGAGACTGTACCTTCAAATCTTTATCAAGTCAGTGTCACCGTTGATTAGGCCAAAaattgtttttgtctgtttagggtaacatgaccaaaaaaagtagggtcggtaggtaggtaaagtttttttttttttggctgaacattcacttcttatatttgatgaatacatgtttcaaaactaacgtataaataaaacagagagaaagggagagaaagaaacgccaaatgtctctttttagcatttttacctctttttttttctttttttttcttttaaattaaaaaaaagtttttgggtcggcgccaaatcgatagggtcggtcgggttaccctaaacagacaattttttttgttggccttaacacaaccccccccccccccccacacacacacacacacacacacaatattcccCACCTCTGCACAGGGAGCTGATAGGCTGtcgatttttgttttatatcaGCCCAGggatctaatataggtctatgatcaGCCTAAGTGGAAGGATGTCAGACTGACTTTAGTTCCGTGTGCGTGGGTGCTTACGTGGGTGCATGCACGCATATCCCTTTACCGTAGACAGTAACATTACATAGTTTTTGATTATTTTTATCCGGATACAGTACAGACCAATACTCCATCTGCGTCTGAAGTGAGCTACACATTTCACCATCAGCCATGTCTAACGGCGATCAGTTTTTGGGCCACTGGAAGTTGGCTTCCAGCGAAAACTGGGATGAATACATGAAAGCTGCGGGTATGTTAcatttttattcaaagttcaGGAAAAATAGAAAGTGGGACAGTGAgcattttgagagagagagagagagagagagagagagagagagagagagagagagagagagagagagagagcgagcgagcgagcgagacagacaaacagacacacatacagacagaaagaaagacggaCGGACGTaccgacagacagaggcagatactATTAACGTGGGGATGGATATGcagcgagtgtgtgtgcgtgtgtgcgcccgtgtgtgtgcgtgtgtgtgcgtacgtgtgtgtgtgcgtgtgtgtgcgtgtggatgtgtgcgtccgtgtgtgtgtgtgtgttcgtgcgtgtgttggCGGGGGAtggaggggaggaggaggtTAAACCTCCCTATCAACCACTCATTAAAACACAACTACGTCATGCTAATAAACCTCCattaaaaagaaaattaaaaaaattctcaGGTGTTGGACTGGCCACTCGGAAAGAAGCCAACCAGTTGACCAACAACAAAGAatggaagaggggagggggggccaCGCAACCTGATGTTGTATGCATCTTCAACTCCCGTACAAGCACAGTGCTAGGGCTGCGGGCAGCTAAATCTACCTGTATACTATGTTTGTATTCAGGTGTGGAACTGGTCACTCGCAAAGTGACCAGTCAGCTGACCAGCTGCGAGATATGAAAGAAaggatggtgggggggggggggggggggggaggcacgGGGGGCACGCAATCTGACATTTTATGTATCTAAAACtccctaaaaaaacaaaacacacgtgCTAGCTAGATCTCCAAACACaatcattttctttttcttcacagGTGTGGAACAGTACTGGTCACGCACAAAGTGGCCAGTCAGCTGATCAGCTGCGAGATATGAAagaagggaggggggtgttagcgggggggggggggggggagtttgttTCAGTGGGGGGCACACAATCTGACATTTTATGCATCTAAAACTCCCTAAAACAACAACGTGCTAGCTAGATATCCAAACACAATCATTTTCTCACTTTTTCTTCACAGGTGTTGGACTGGTCACTCGCAAAGTGGCCAACCAGCTGACCAGCTACGAGGACTGGAAGAGGGAGGGGGACCAGTGGACGCTCCACATCTCCTCCACCTTCAAGTCCAAAATCGTCACCTTCAAGATGGGCGAGGAATTTGACGAGGACACCATGGACGGCAGGAAGGTCAAGGTGAGGTCAAGGTCATCACTAAAGTCATTTGAGGTCAAGGATGTATAAGAAGGGTCAGGGTGGATTGTTTCAACTTGAAGGCCGGTCATTGATGTGCAGTGACTGAGTGTTCAACGATAAGAAAAAAAACCGGGTTGAGTCTTCAAGTGATGGGTCAAAGTTCAgagatttttatttatttatttacgaggatttatatcgcgcacgtatctcaccacacaaggcgactcaaggcgcatgttacctattaatgccgtgtgagatggaattttttacacaatatatcacgcattcacatcggccagtagatcgactgcctttaggcgctgcatccacctttcacggcctattattccaggtcacacgggtattttggtggacatttttatctacgcctatacaattttgccaggaaagaccctttttgtcaatcgtgggatctttaacgtgcacaccccaatgtagtgtacacgaagggacctcggtttttcgtctcatccgaaagactagcacttgaacccaccacctaggttaggaaaggggggagaaaatagcggcctgacccagggtcgaacacgcaacctctcgattccgagcgcaagtgcgttaccactcggccacccagtccctaagCGACATAATCGGGTTCAATGAGGTCAAGGATGAGACAAATGACAAAGTGGGTCACTGTGTAAAGTCAAGAGGTCACACGAGGTCATAGATATAAGCAAGGGAATTCTGAGTCAGCTAGAGTAAAGAATAACGCAAAGGTCAATTATATAATTAGTTgtttagggcggggatgtagctcagtcggtagcgcgctggatttgtatccagttggccgctgtcagcgtgagttcgtccccacgttcggcgagagatttatttctcagagtcaactttgtgtgcagactctcctcggtgtccgaacacccctgtgtgtacacgcaagcacaagaccaagtgcgcacgaaaaagatcctgtaatccatgtcagagttcggtgggttatagaaacacgaaaatacccagcatgcttcctccgaaagcggcgtatggctgcctaaatggcggggtaaaaacggtcgtacacgtaaaattccactcgtgcaaaaaaacacgagtgcacgtgggagtttcagcccacgaacgtagaagaagaagattagttGTTTAAAATGTAAAGCAAGCAAAAATTGAATGTTCGTTATTTTCAGTCGTTGGTGACATTAGAGGGGGATAAAATGGTCCACAAACAGAAGCCCACCAAAGAAGGCGAACTGGACTCTACCGTTACCCGAGAAATTTTGGATGATGGACGTTTATTAGTGGTAAGTATGCCGAGTTAAACCTTGggaaagttttattcgctgtattcaccctctctggataacttgcacatgtcaaaacagttgcagaatcacaaatctcaaaaccgttaggctttttttctttgtttcacttttggcagcgttcactctaaatatgccgcctaaaacggactcgtttctgtccacagccaaagcttttatcacacaaaaattgctatatatgacagctaagaccgtatttgttacattttagcagtgttgaccccgagtttccactgcaaacaaaaaataatagcaaaatctcaaagtatgtgcgagtcacCTAAGAttcaccttcaacaaatcgaagaaaataatagccaaaggctattttcattaattcattaaaaagcttgctggaaataacctataactagcccggcctcgagatttaaaaaaaatataacaaaaagtcttcttttcgtggtagttgataatttcatttattttcactccgtttttgaaaagcttctttagtttcctggtgtgctttaaATAATGCTCTcgtcaacccgaaacagataaatctaaagcatattttaattagtctgacttgtagacaaagttgtatcatgttattttgaagtattggGGGCTTTTTacggtgattcgtgaaggccgcttcactggtccatattatttgcccaggctcctaatatggaccatttgtgatttttttctgcatttaatttttgctgaatgtcgatctatttcactctaaattggcctaacggttaacctaagagagaaggactaccaaacacaaaatgaaacttcttcgcaagaaaacaagctagttatcagcatgaaacaaaaagtggtccatattaggagcccttcccttaCCTTTTATTTCCGAGTCGAGATCAAAAttcccctttcaaatgctacatttcaacagcacaccccccccccccccccccatggcaAGCCTTTGAGAAGACCCCCTCTCCATCTTCTCTCAAAGAGAAGGTCCAGTCTtcgtttgtgaatgtgtgtgtgcacgtgtgtgcgcCAATctgggtgggtgtgtgcatgttgtgtttgtgtgcgcgcgtacatatgtgtgtatcagtgtgagtggagtgtgtgctagtgtgtgtatgtctgtctgtgtgtgtgtgccatgggtggcggtgtgtgtgtgtgtgtaagcgcgcGCTGGTTTCGACAGCTTGCCCcgtgtctgtcttccgtctcaTCCGACACTCATTTGTACCCAATTTGCAAACACAGATGACATCACGCTCATTCTGCTTTCTTCTTTGCAGACGTTTGTAGCAGAAAACAAAGGCCTAACAGCGAAGAGATACTTCACGTCCCACAAGCCCTGACGTCATTCATCGTGTTGCGTCATCGGTGTCTCATTGAAATCATCAATGCTTCATAATAATTAAGCTTATGACCGAACTTGATCAAAATGTGCAAACTTGCAATTCTCTATTAGGTTCTAAAGAAATTAACTATTGTGTCAATTGTGCTGGTATTGTCCATTCAATCTTATTTCACCAACgatcaaataaaaacaagttaATAAATGTATGCAAAATAAGCCTAATGATGTACTGTTCAGCTCTTAGTTGTAGGTGATTGGATATTATTATGCTATCTTTTGAATGTGCATTCCATCTGCCATCATGATCAACACCCTGGCTACTGTGCTAGTAATTTGTTTATGAATAAATTCTTCAACAGACACGAGTAGTGTTttttttacgaaattaattcatacaaaAACCCACTGTACACAGAgaccacccaggctgttcatgtttggtatgtgaccaagtggagggttggTCTTATGCCATCTAAAATCCTGCCCtaatctgagacggtgagccaaacTTTTCACAAGGAGTACATTCAATTCATTTTGCAACTTGGCATGGGTGTCAGATACATGCACAAAATCTAACAAACATGTCCCACGTCAAGTCAAGCAGACAGTTAAGTTCTGTATGGGTTCAAGTCGAGCTGAACAAATTTGTGATCGCATGAAGAGAATCATAAGGCAATGAGCCAGTACCCTACTGGCAATATCCAAGAGCCAAAGTGACATAAGCGCTCCGAATAATGTGCTGAACTAGTGTATTTTGTGCATCACATTATTACTTTGCTTCATCAGAACATCCTATCAGTCACAGAAATCAGACTGGGGCGGTAAATGGTTCATCATCAAAGCTTTGTGCGAAATAAGCAAGAGTTATACAAGAAAAATCTCATGGGAATGAAATTTGTTCATTTCAACAATtgctatttatctatctatatctatctatatatacggcttgtgtgtgtgtctgtcttgtctgtcggtcacttcgcgatgcacggccaaagttctcgatggatctgcttcaaattcggtgggcatattcaggtagacccaaaacaccatctggtcgatgaaaattttcaacacgtgctctcagcgcgcagcgctgaaccgattttggtttttctgtacatccattcccagtaactcttcctttttttctccagtgttttgcgcgtttatctcccttcgtgtggcgtcaatcgcgaagccgggtattgggctctacttcttcccggcaaagcgggCATTCATCTAGTTCCTTTATGTGCCAGGAACTTGTTTCCACGCAACTAAACAgtgcttacgtccctttgtttcttttcaTTTGGCATGAAGGGCATTACATGGGAAGGAATCTTTAACATAACCATCAGGTACGACAGGTTCATGTACGTTgcaacacacacagatgcactcACCGACTCAGACGCACTCACaagacaaacatgcaaacactcACATCCAAACACAGATGCACTTGCATACGCATATAAACAAAATGTGCCCCAGTCAAAAACATACAggattttttcttttatttttttttgcagaCAGATAACTGGTACGAATCATTTGAGGGTGTCCTTGTGCTCATGTCATCCGTCGCAGCAGAGCATTGATCTTGTCATCCCTGCAACATAGAGCGTACAGTTTAGCCAGCAATCCCAGGAACAAACACGCAAAACAATCAATGTTTGCAAAACATGTGCTTACTTATAGACCTCAAGTGAGCGATCAATACACGTTGTGAGCGATCAATACACGTTGTGAGCGATCAATACACGTTGTGAGCGATCAATACACGTTGTGAGCCATCAATACACGTTGTGAGCGATCAAAACACGTTGTGAGCGATCAATACACGATGTGAGCGATCAATACACGTTGTGAGCGATCAATACACGTTGTGAGCGATCAATACACGTTGTGAGCGATCAATACACGTTGTGAGCGATCAATACACGTTGTGAGCGATCAATACAGGTTGTGAGTGATCTAAACACGTTGTGAGCGATCAATACACGTTGTGAGCGATCAATACACGTTGTGAGCGATCAAAACACGTTGTGAGCGATCAAAACACGTTGTGAGCGATCAATACACGTTGTGAGCGATCAATACACGTTGTGAGCGATCAATACACGTTGTGAGCGATCAAAACACGTTGTGAGCGATCAATACACGTTGTGAGCGATCAATACACGTTGTGAGCGATCAAAACACGTTGTGAGCGATCAAAACACGTTGTGAGCGATCAATACGTGCCAGCGATCCTTTCCCACAACAACCTGTGAACTCCGATGAAATGGTGAACGCtgattttcaaaagaaaatggTATCATATTTAGCGCATGCTTCATGGCATACACATCATAGTTGTTAGTCCTGATCGCAGGATAAAGCTGATCACAAGCGAAGAACAtgctccggatgttgtgaaaagCTTGGCCAAGGTAAAGGCCAAGGTCTTACTCTACCTCTACCAGACCACCACAAAAATCCTGACTATTTCTGGAAAACGTTTATTGTGTGCTGTTTTGCTGTCGATTCTTTTAGGTCTGAAATGGAGTGTTGCACTGTGCACAAAACGTTGAACAGATAAGATGTCAACATATCAACAGCTGAACTAGTGTATTTTCAGCATCAGACAGCATTGCTGTGCTTCATCAGAACATCCAATCAGTCACAGAAATCAGACTGGGGCGGTAAATCGTTCATCACTAAAGCTTTGATGATTAGATATGATTTTTACAATAATTTCTTTGTGTGTATATTCATTCAAATCCGTGTCACATTCTCTGGTTTCCATGTTATGCAAGTAATGTATTTTTAAATTCTTGTAATGTTCCAAAcgtaatgtttgtttgtttgtttgtttatttgttgcttaacgtccagccgactacgcagagccatatcaggacgaggaaggggggggggggggggggggggggtgaagggagccacttgtcaagcgattcctgtttacaaatgcactaacccattacttgtgtcccagcaggctttagtaaaactaaattaatacctactggaagattaccag contains:
- the LOC138979462 gene encoding fatty acid-binding protein homolog 6-like translates to MSNGDQFLGHWKLASSENWDEYMKAAGVGLVTRKVANQLTSYEDWKREGDQWTLHISSTFKSKIVTFKMGEEFDEDTMDGRKVKSLVTLEGDKMVHKQKPTKEGELDSTVTREILDDGRLLVTFVAENKGLTAKRYFTSHKP